The Planktothrix tepida PCC 9214 genome window below encodes:
- a CDS encoding (2Fe-2S) ferredoxin domain-containing protein — MSKENLYLCMGSACHQMGVYEVLPKLQALMSEYNIDQKIELKGSFCLETCSSGIVMKFRDLHFINISPQNIEDKFLKEILPAIENNN, encoded by the coding sequence ATGTCAAAAGAAAACTTATATTTATGTATGGGTTCCGCTTGTCACCAAATGGGAGTCTATGAAGTTCTACCCAAATTGCAAGCTTTAATGAGTGAATATAATATTGATCAAAAAATTGAGTTAAAAGGTTCATTTTGTTTAGAAACGTGCAGTTCAGGAATTGTAATGAAGTTTCGAGATTTGCATTTTATTAATATTAGCCCTCAAAATATAGAAGATAAATTTTTAAAAGAAATCCTTCCTGCTATTGAAAACAATAATTAA
- a CDS encoding PAS domain-containing protein codes for MLEKAQNHLWQLLWKYDPNGLIAVDSDLIIKLVNPAFCQIFNLEEEKIIGKSATEILGNIEHFQEAWETNTVIRGRETSYSQYDLYIREFIFPIKEENIIGCIMTDITAEMERKKEADRIKAETVKKVNEVVDNQMKVAQEIAGLLGETTAETKVSLLKIIEMVNQ; via the coding sequence ATGTTAGAAAAAGCACAAAATCACCTTTGGCAACTTTTATGGAAATATGATCCGAACGGTTTAATCGCCGTAGATTCAGATTTAATTATTAAATTAGTTAATCCAGCATTTTGTCAAATCTTTAACTTAGAAGAAGAAAAAATTATTGGAAAATCTGCAACGGAAATTTTAGGAAATATTGAGCATTTCCAAGAAGCTTGGGAAACTAATACCGTGATTCGAGGTCGAGAAACTTCCTATTCCCAATATGATTTATATATTCGAGAATTTATTTTTCCGATTAAAGAAGAAAATATTATTGGCTGTATTATGACCGATATTACCGCCGAGATGGAACGGAAAAAAGAAGCCGATAGAATTAAAGCAGAAACCGTTAAAAAAGTGAATGAAGTGGTAGATAATCAAATGAAAGTCGCTCAAGAAATAGCTGGGTTATTAGGAGAAACCACCGCAGAAACAAAAGTGAGTTTACTTAAAATTATTGAAATGGTGAATCAGTAA
- a CDS encoding SpoIIE family protein phosphatase, with protein MNQDNFFDICNLSLNKKGEELCGDQVKFTKTETKSTIVLSDGLGSGVKASILATLTTEILITMLNADVPLEEVIKTVIGTLPICQVRKIAYATFTIISINHLTNEFKVINFDNPPVLYFKKGRIVKLETKIDKILGKKIESSQGKLERGDFIGAISDGVLYAGLGDTMNFGWGWDNIAKYMERIFISQATNSRMIIEQVLSETRSLYRDKIGDDATFVGVYVRKPNPVMIFTGPPLDITQDEVYAERLLSFPGRKVICGGTTGNLVANYMGETIEMDIPTMRKDLPPIGKLKEVDLVTEGILTISKATEIIRKCKGDISRLSSDRNGAILLAREILEGDSIYFLVGQQMNEFYQNPLLPKNISIRRNLIEDLVHLLRSQQKEVMVEYC; from the coding sequence ATGAATCAAGATAACTTTTTTGATATTTGTAATCTTAGCCTAAATAAAAAAGGCGAAGAACTTTGTGGTGATCAAGTTAAATTTACTAAAACTGAAACAAAAAGCACGATTGTTTTATCCGATGGGTTAGGAAGTGGGGTAAAAGCCAGTATTTTAGCAACGTTAACCACTGAAATTTTAATCACGATGTTAAATGCGGATGTTCCCTTAGAAGAAGTGATTAAAACCGTTATAGGAACTTTACCCATTTGTCAGGTGAGAAAAATTGCCTATGCTACTTTTACCATTATTTCAATTAATCATTTAACCAATGAATTTAAAGTGATTAATTTTGATAACCCTCCGGTTCTTTATTTTAAAAAAGGTCGCATTGTTAAATTAGAAACCAAAATTGATAAAATATTAGGAAAAAAAATAGAATCTTCTCAAGGAAAATTAGAACGAGGGGATTTTATTGGAGCTATTAGTGATGGTGTTCTGTATGCAGGGTTAGGAGATACGATGAATTTTGGCTGGGGTTGGGATAATATTGCTAAATATATGGAGCGAATTTTTATTAGTCAAGCCACAAATTCACGGATGATTATTGAGCAAGTTTTATCAGAAACTCGCTCTTTATATCGAGATAAAATTGGTGATGATGCAACTTTTGTGGGGGTTTATGTTAGAAAACCCAACCCCGTCATGATTTTTACTGGCCCCCCTTTAGATATTACTCAAGATGAAGTTTATGCAGAACGGTTATTAAGTTTTCCGGGTCGTAAAGTCATTTGTGGAGGAACAACGGGAAATTTAGTCGCAAATTATATGGGAGAAACCATTGAAATGGATATTCCCACGATGCGAAAAGATTTACCTCCTATTGGCAAATTAAAAGAAGTTGATTTAGTCACCGAAGGCATTTTAACCATTTCTAAAGCAACGGAAATTATTAGAAAATGTAAAGGAGATATTTCTCGATTATCTTCCGATAGAAATGGAGCAATATTATTAGCACGGGAAATCTTAGAAGGGGATTCAATTTATTTTTTAGTCGGTCAACAAATGAATGAGTTTTATCAAAATCCTTTATTACCTAAAAATATTTCAATTCGTCGTAATTTAATCGAAGATTTAGTCCATTTACTTCGTAGCCAACAAAAAGAAGTTATGGTAGAATATTGTTAA
- a CDS encoding hydrogenase maturation protease, with protein MILIIGYGNPIRGDDGIGQAVIAEVEQWNLANVRSQSLHQLTPEIAAEMAEVETVIFVDAGLEGDTVNIISLEPLPSDLFNWGHSLNPRSLLSLTQFLYQKSPQAWLIAIPGENFELSETLSQKALNGIQEALKIIQNLINKT; from the coding sequence ATGATATTAATTATCGGATATGGCAACCCCATTCGTGGCGATGATGGCATTGGTCAAGCGGTGATCGCGGAGGTTGAACAGTGGAATTTAGCCAATGTGCGATCGCAATCTCTCCATCAACTTACCCCGGAAATTGCCGCAGAAATGGCAGAAGTTGAAACCGTTATTTTTGTCGATGCTGGTTTAGAAGGAGATACCGTTAATATTATATCCTTGGAACCTTTACCCTCAGATTTATTTAATTGGGGTCATTCTTTAAACCCGCGATCGCTTTTATCCTTAACTCAATTTCTCTATCAAAAAAGCCCTCAAGCTTGGTTAATTGCTATCCCTGGAGAGAATTTTGAACTCAGCGAAACCCTTTCTCAAAAAGCATTAAATGGCATTCAAGAAGCCTTAAAAATCATTCAAAATCTTATCAATAAAACCTAA
- the hypA gene encoding hydrogenase maturation nickel metallochaperone HypA, producing MHEVSIMEQTLEIALNHAKQQGATQIHRIKMKVGTLSGVIPEALEFAFDVVTKGTIAETARFEIESIPVRCYCHHCNVEFQPDDFIDECPHCHQYSLDIRQGKELELTSLEVS from the coding sequence ATGCACGAAGTCAGTATTATGGAACAAACCCTAGAGATAGCCTTAAATCATGCTAAACAACAAGGGGCAACTCAAATCCATCGGATTAAAATGAAAGTAGGGACATTATCAGGAGTCATTCCAGAAGCGTTAGAATTTGCCTTTGATGTTGTGACCAAAGGAACAATAGCAGAAACCGCTCGTTTTGAAATTGAATCTATTCCCGTGCGCTGTTATTGTCATCATTGTAACGTCGAATTTCAACCCGATGACTTTATTGATGAATGTCCCCATTGTCATCAATATAGCCTTGATATTCGTCAAGGAAAAGAATTAGAATTAACATCTTTAGAGGTTTCTTAA
- the hypB gene encoding hydrogenase nickel incorporation protein HypB, giving the protein MCTNCGCAVTPGTIEIHNHDHEHPHTHDHNHDHFHHNHSHQTLTVHEAILSKNERLAERNRGFFWGKGLFVLNVLSSPGSGKTAFIERTLTDINSRLPGAVIVGDLATDNDAQRLRRSGAQVVQITTGSVCHLEADMVAKALPKINLDQVKLLIIENVGNLVCPAAYDLGENKRIALLSVTEGEDKPLKYPTLFKTADVVIINKMDIAEAVGFDRELALNNIKKIVPQAQIFEVSAKTGQGMNQWYQFLEQQILEVASV; this is encoded by the coding sequence ATGTGTACAAATTGCGGCTGTGCTGTTACCCCTGGAACTATTGAAATCCATAATCATGATCATGAACATCCCCACACCCATGATCATAATCATGACCATTTTCATCATAACCATTCCCATCAAACCTTAACGGTTCATGAAGCTATTTTATCCAAAAATGAACGATTAGCCGAACGAAACCGAGGCTTTTTTTGGGGAAAAGGACTGTTTGTTTTAAACGTTTTATCCTCCCCCGGTTCAGGGAAAACCGCCTTTATTGAACGTACCTTAACCGATATTAATTCTCGTCTTCCGGGGGCGGTTATTGTGGGAGATTTAGCGACGGATAATGATGCTCAACGCTTAAGACGTTCAGGGGCGCAAGTCGTTCAAATTACCACCGGAAGCGTTTGTCATTTAGAAGCGGATATGGTTGCAAAAGCCCTGCCTAAAATTAACTTAGATCAGGTTAAACTATTAATTATTGAAAATGTCGGTAATTTAGTTTGTCCCGCCGCCTACGATTTAGGAGAAAACAAACGAATTGCGTTACTGTCTGTCACTGAAGGCGAAGATAAACCGTTAAAATATCCAACCTTATTTAAAACGGCTGATGTGGTGATTATTAATAAAATGGATATTGCGGAAGCCGTCGGTTTTGACCGAGAATTAGCTTTAAATAATATCAAAAAAATAGTTCCCCAAGCTCAAATTTTTGAAGTGTCTGCAAAAACAGGTCAAGGGATGAATCAATGGTATCAATTTTTAGAACAACAGATTTTAGAAGTAGCTTCTGTGTAA